The genomic stretch AAGTAAAACTACCGTCGGCAGCCGTTTCCACCACATTCAAGCCATCGGAAACCTTGATGCCCGCCCATGTTTTTTCACCTGGGTCAAACACGCCATTCTTGTTTTTATCTACATATACACGACCTGTGTAAGCAGCCATAACGGGCATTGCCGCCAGCATCAGGCATGATAATAAAAAAGTCTTTTTCATGAATATTTATTTTAATCAATTCTTATTTAAGTTCGAATTTCGAGAGGACAAAACCATGATCTGAAGGATAGAAAAAGTCTTCTCCTTTGAAAGTAAAAGTTTTACCCAAGCTATTGTCATAGCACTCAGACGCTATCGCTTGAATGGTTTTCCCCTGATAATAAATGAAATCAATGCGGTCCATACGACATTCGGTTTCCAACGAATCCGCATCTGCCAGCCACGTTACTCCCGGACTGGCCACCGGATCGGGATTCATCTCACGGAAGCTATCTTTAAATCCTGCCTTTTCCATAGCAATGGAAACGGGCCAATCCACCACAGCACCCCCATGATGGTACAGGTTACGGGTCGCTTCCGTCCAATCCAGATGAGAATGCACATTAAAATCACCTCCCATTATAATTGGGATACTGTCTGTTTCTGCCAGTAAAGGCCGAAGAACAGCCAAAATCCTATGTATTTCCTCATCACGTGTCCCCTCCATCTCCCAAGCCAATATTTCCTCCTCAGATTTATCTGTTGGTGCCAAACGCATATCAGGGAGGTAATGCAACCAAGTATCAAACACCCGGACAGGTTTCCCATTCACATCTATCATCACTCCGCCGAAATTAAAGGTACTTATGCTGTCGGCAAAAGCATATTTCCGGATAATGGGATAGCGGCTATAAATACAAAGATTATCAGAAATGAGATTGTATGAATATCCCAATGAATCGGCTACCATCGGAGCGGCTCCATAAGTTTCAACCATCAAGATCACATCAGCCTCACTTTTTTTCAGAATATCGATAGTTCCCTTACATCCCTTTTCGGGATAAGTTTTTGAATGACCGCCATGCCATACATTCCATGAAAGAACAGTCAGTGTTTTTTCCGACTCTTTTGAAGGGGTACAAGCTGCCAATGCAAACAAGTAAAAGGCTATCATCCCAATAAGATTTCTTGTTTTCATCATAGGTTAGATTTGTTAATTCCGGACAAAGATACACAATTATTCAAGAGACAACACTATAAAATATACCATAAATAGGGTATTGTCATCATGAACATCTCCCCCTATCTTTGCATTATAACATTAGAATCCACTAAATGAAAAGATTATGGCAAGAATTAAAAAAGAATTGACTGAGCTCATCGGAGGAACTCCTCTGTTGGAACTGTCACGCCTCAGCCGAAAACACGACGCGAAAGCACAAGTAGTTGCCAAACTGGAATATTTCAATCCCGGCGGAAGTGTAAAAGACCGCATTGCCCTGGCAATGATAGAGGATGCGGAAACAAAAGGCATCTTGAAACCCGGAGCCGTTATCATTGAACCAACTAGCGGCAACACCGGCGTAGGATTGGCATGGGTTGCCAGTGTGAAAGGTTACAAAGCCATATTGACAATGCCCGAAACCATGAGCAAGGAACGCCAGAACCTGCTGAAAGCTATGGGAGCGCAATTAGTACTGACCGAAGGTGCAAAAGGTATGAAAGGAGCCATAGAAAAAGCGGAAGAACTGCGTGAACAGACTCCGGGAGCTGTCATTCTGGGACAATTCGAGAATCCGGCAAATCCTGCCGCCCATGTACGTACCACCGCGCAGGAAATATGGAATGACACGGACGGAAAGGTAGATATATTTGTTGCCGGAGTAGGCACAGGCGGCACTTTAAGCGGAGTAGCGGAAGGATTAAAAAAACAGAATCCCCACATACAGATTGTAGCTGTAGAGCCGGATAACTCCCCCGTCCTTTCGGGTGGAAATCCGGGGCTGCACAAGATACAAGGTATTGGAGCAGGATTTATCCCCCATACCTACAATGGAAAATTGGTAGACAAAATAATCCGGGTGAAAGATGATGACGCCATCCGCACAGGACGCGAACTTTCTCTGACAGAAGGGTTATTGGTTGGAATATCTTCGGGAGCAGCAGCTTATGCCGCTTTGGAGCTGGCTAAATTGCCAGAAAATGAGGGGAAACAAATTGTAGTCCTCTTACCCGATACGGGAGAACGCTACTTGTCTACTGTACTTTATGCTTTTGAAGAATATCCGTTATAATAAAACAAAATGAATATAGCTGCATTAATTTCAGGAGGTGTAGACAGCGCAGTTGTCGTACACCTCCTTTGTAAACAAGGATATAAACCGGACCTTTTCTATATAAAAATCGGAATGGATGGCGATGAAGACCTGACCTGCACCGCAGAAGAGGATATCGAACTATGTACCGCCACTGCCCGCAAATATGGTTTGAACCTGAATATCATCGACCTGCACCGGCAGTACTGGGACAATGTGGTGGCATACGCCATCGATAAAGTGAAGCATGGACTTACCCCCAATCCGGATGTGATGTGTAACAAGCTCATCAAATTCGGATGCTTCGAGCAGGAGGTGGGACATCTGTATGACAAAACAGCCACCGGCCATTATGCCAGTATCCTTGAAAAAGATGGAAAACTATGGCTGGGAACCGCACAAGATCCCGTCAAGGACCAAACGGATTTTCTGGCACAAATAGATTATCTGCAAGTTTCAAAACTGATGTTTCCTTTAGGCGGTCTGATGAAGAATGAAGTCAGAGATATTGCCCGTGTCGCCAAATTACCCAGTGCTCAACGCAAGGACAGCCAAGGTATCTGCTTTCTTGGAAAAATCAATTATAATGATTTCCTTCGCCGTTTCTTGGGTGAGAAAGAAGGAGCCATCATTGAAATGGAAACAGGAAAGCGGATTGGCACTCACAAAGGATATTGGTTTCATACCATAGGACAGCGCAAAGGACTGGGGCTGAGTGGAGGACCGTGGTTTGTCATCCGCAAAGATATAGATGAGAACATTATTTATGTTTCACGCGGATATGATACCGAAAAGCAATACGGTACGGACTTTGCCTTACACGATTTCCATTTCATCACAGAGGACTTATGGGAAGGAGACTCACCTGTAGACGTTTCCTTCAAAATTCGACATACCGATACTTTCATGAAAGGAACACTGACCCGGGGAAATGGTCTGTTCCAAATCCACAGCCACGAACCTTTGCAGGGCATTGCCCCCGGACAGTTCGGCGTGCTGTATGACAAAGATGCGGAAATTTGTGTGGGAAGTGGCGAAATCACTTTACCCTAAATGTAATATTCCACCGCATCCACAATCCCCGCACGAAGTGCATATTTTGTCGCTTCGTACACGTTATTGACTTCTAATTTACGAAAGATGTTTTTGCGGTGGGTCATCACCGTATATACACTAAGGAAACGCTCAGCCGCAATCTCTTTCGTTGTTTTACCCAATGCCATCAGTTTCAATATTTCACACTCGGTAACCGTAAGCGATGAGCCCCGTTTTTCTTTCTTTTCTTCTTTATGCTGCAATTGCCAGGCAATGCGTGTACAAATGTATTGCAAACGTTGCTCCGCCTTCCGCAGCCCTTCCTCTATCTCTATCATCGGCGCATCTTTCATCACCACACTGAATGAAGTTCCGCCAAAAACCATACGCCGGATAAAATCCTCACTTAAACTATCACTGAACAGAATGAAATGCGCTTCTTTAAACCGTTCTTGCAAAATAAGCAAGTATTCAGCTGAAGTATCAAACAATGTATAGTCCAATACGACAACGGCATTGGGATGATCAATCAAAAGTCGGGTAAGCTCTTTCTGACTGCCCGCTTCCTTTATCACGGTAAAACCTCCCACCCGACCGGCCACAGCTTTCATACCTTCACGGGTAATGTCCTGGTTATCGACAAGTAGCAATGTTTTCATGACCATACATACTAAACGGAGCTTATTAATATAAAAAAAGCCTTGCATCATTGTGTGCAAGGCTTCATTCTATTGGTGGGCGTTGACGGATTCGAACCGCCGACCCTCTGCTTGTAAGGCAGATGCTCTGAACCAGCTGAGCTAAACGCCCGATAGTGCTTTCTCGTGCAATATTTAATTTCTTTCTTCGGTGGGCGTTGACGGATTCGAACCGCCGACCCTCTGCTTGTAAGGCAGATGCTCTGAACCAGCTGAGCTAAACGCCCGAAGGTTGCTTCTAAAACAAGAAAAAGGAAAAAGTGGGCGTTGACGGATTCGAACCGCCGACCCTCTGCTTGTAAGGCAGATGCTCTGAACCAGCTGAGCTAAACGCCCGGTAGCTTCTTGTTTTAAAAGCGTTGCAAAGATACGGCTATTTCTGATAACTGCAAATTTTATGCATACTAATTTTTCATTTATTTTTCACCATAACACTTAAATCACTGATATACAGAATATATAATCATCATTTAATTTATGAATTAAGTAAAACAAAAAGGGGAACTATACCTTATTATATATAGTTCCCCCTTTATATCGAAATTTATTTTATTCTTGGCCGAAACGCTTTGCCTGTTCAGCAATCAGTTCCACATCATCAAAATAGTTAATCTTCATCGCTTTTCGCACATCATCCAATGTAGCAGCCGCTGTAGCACGAGCTGTCTCACAACCCTTACGTAACATTTCGTAAATAGCCGGAATATCCTTTTCAAACTCTTTACGACGCTCGCGGATAGGAGTCAATTCCTCTTGCATTATAGCGGCCAGGAACTTTTTCACCTTCATATCTCCCAATCCACCACGGGTGTAATGCGCCTTCAGTTCATCCAAGTTAGGATAATCCGGCAAATAACGACCGAAATGCTCGGGTTTGCAGAAAGCGTCCAAATAAGTGAATACGGTATTTCCTTCCAATTTACCCGGATCAGAGACTTTCAAATGAGTCGGGTCAGTGTACATACTCTTCACCTTCTTTTCCACTTCATCAGCCGTATCGGACAGATAGATGCAGTTCCCTAACGACTTGCTCATCTTTGCCTTTCCGTCTGTGCCCGGCAAACGAAGACAAGCCGCATTGTCCGGCAACAGGATTTCAGGTTCTACCAACGTGTCACCATAAATATAATTGAAACGGCGTACTATCTCACGAGTCTGCTCGATCATTGGCTCCTGGTCCTCACCTACCGGAACAGTAGTCGCCTTGAAAGCGGTAATATCGGCAGCCTGACTAATAGGATAAGTAAAAAATCCCACCGGGATGCTAGTTTCAAAGTTACGCATCTGGATTTCGGTTTTCACCGTCGGATTACGTTGCAGACGTGAAACGGTAACCAAATCCATATAATAGAAAGTCAATTCGCACAATTCGGGAATCTGAGACTGGATAAAGATAGTAGATTTCATCGGGTCCAAACCGACAGCCATATAGTCAAGCGCTACCTCAATCACATTCTGGCGTACCTTCTCGGGATTTTCTATATTATCGGTTAATGCCTGTGCGTCGGCAATGAAAATAAAAGTCTTGTCATACAATCCGGAATTCTGAAGCTCAACTCTGCGTTTCAACGAACCTACGTAATGACCGATATGCAATCTTCCTGTAGGACGGTCGCCGGTCAATATGATTTTTTCTTTTCCCATATCTCTTAAATATTATCTTATATTAAAAATTACGCAAAGATAGGAATATTCTGACACAAACACTTAACTTTGAATCGCTATTTCACATATAATAATTGTTTCTATGAATAAACTAAGACAGAGCATTAAACTAGTTCTATTTATTTCTGTAGCAAGCTTGTTCTTTGCTTCATGTTCCGATGACGATGACAAAAGCATTCCCGTACCGGAACCTTCACGAGTAATTACCGGAATAAAAGTACACAAGATTTCGGATGTTATCACTTATCAGGGAGTAATCACCCTTACATACGACAATGACAAACGACTGACCCGTATCTACAGCAATTCGCCATTGGCAGCAGTCAACTATACGTACAAAGAGAATTCCGAAGCCAGTTATACCTACTCTACGGAAAATTCGCCTTTGGTAGAAATCAGCACCTCATTGGAAAACGGCAGAAGTTACGTATGCAAATTCTCCAATCGGGAGAATCCTGTAACCTATTCCTATGATAATGAAGGTTACCTGAAGAGCTGCAACAACAATGGAACCGTACTGGAGTACAATTGGAAAAATGGAAATCTATCTTCTATAACCACTACCCCGAGAGGAACTTACAACAGTGATTACAAGGTTTCCACTATTGCCAATGACTACAGCCTGGACCTGAACACACTGGCACAATGGATTGATGACCGCGAGAACTACACCACTGTAATGAATACTTTCGGACAGATGGCTGGAATTCTGGGAAAAAGAAGTGCCCATATTTTGGAAGATACCTACTATATATACGACTATAGCTTCCGACAAGATGGAAGGTTGAAGGATATGACCTTGATTGGCGGATCAGAAAATGTAGGATACTCATTCCGCTTTACGTATGCCGATGACACAGAAGTTTCCGAATAAATATACAAAAAGATATCATCCTGACAGGATTGCGGAATTTTATTTTAATTTGCGTTGACAAAGAGTTCGATTTATTTTGTTATCTTGGAAATAAGTCGTTACTTTGCACAAAATTTAATAGTGCTATGTATCCTACAGGAATAAAGATAATATAGACATACGAACAAATGCGTTAGTCCTCTTACGAGGATAGACGCATTTTTTTTAATATTTAGCGACATTAAAAACAACTATATAAAAGAAACTTTCAATGAAAAAGGATTTAAAGAAAGTCCTGGTATTGGGTTCGGGTGCCCTCAAGATAGGCCAGGCAGGAGAGTTTGACTACTCAGGTTCACAAGCGCTGAAAGCATTGCGCGAAGAAGGTATTCACTCGGTGTTGGTAAATCCGAACATCGCGACTATTCAAACTTCGGAAGGTATAGCTGACAAGGTTTATTTCCTTCCTGTCACTCCCTTCTTTGTTGAAGAAATTATCAAGAAAGAACAACCGGACGGTATCTTGCTGGCTTTCGGCGGACAAACTGCATTGAACTGCGGAACCGAACTTTATCTGAATGGTACATTAAAGAAATATGGTGTAGAAGTACTGGGTACTTCGGTAGAAGCCATCATGTACACTGAAGACCGTGATTTATTCGTAAAGAAGCTGGATGAAATTCCGATGAAAACCCCGAAGAGCCACGCTGTGGAAAGTATGGAAGAGGCTCTGAAAGCTGCCCGCGAAATCGGTTATCCGGTTATGGTACGCTCTGCTTACGCACTAGGTGGTTTAGGCAGCGGCATCTGTCCGGATGAAGAAGCTTTCATCAAACTGGCTGAAAGTTCATTCGCATTCTCTAAACAGATCCTGGTTGAAGAGTCATTGAAAGGTTGGAAAGAAATAGAATTTGAAGTAATCCGCGATGCCAACGACCATTGTTTTACAGTGGCAAGCATGGAAAACTTCGACCCACTGGGAATCCATACCGGCGAATCTATCGTGGTGGCCCCCACTTGCTCTCTGACAGAAGAACAAGTAACAATGTTGCAAGATTTATCTACAAAATGTATCCGTCACTTGGGTATTGTGGGTGAATGTAATATCCAGTATGCTTTCAATGCAGAAACAAATGACTACCGTGTTATCGAAGTAAATGCACGCCTGAGCCGTTCTTCTGCCTTGGCTTCTAAAGCAACCGGATTCCCTCTGGCATTCGTTGCCGCTAAAATCGCTTTAGGCTACACACTAGACCAGATTGGCGAAAAGGGTACTCCCAACTCAGCCTACGAAGCTCCCCAGTTGGATTACTTGATTTGTAAAATTCCCCGTTGGGACTTAACTAAATTCGCAGGTGTATCACGCCAGATTGGCTCCAGCATGAAGTCTGTGGGTGAAATCATGTCTATAGGCCGCTCTTTCGAAGAAATCATTCAGAAAGGTCTTCGTATGATAGGTCAGGGTATGCATGGTTTCGTAGGAAATGACCATACTAAATTTGAAAACCTGGATGAGGAACTGGCCAACCCGACAGACCTCCGTATTTTCTCCATCGCCTCTGCATTGGAAGAAGGATACAGTATTGAACGCATCCACGAACTGACCAAAATCGACTCGTGGTTCCTAAGTAAGTTAAAAAACATCGTTGACTATAAGGTCAAACTTTCGACTTATAATAAGATCGAGGATCTACCTGAAGATGTGCTTCGCCAGGCTAAAGTATTAGGCTTCTCCGACTTCCAGATTGCACGCTTCGTATTAAAAGCCAGTGGCAATATGGAAAAGGAGAACTTGGCTGTACGTGCCCGTCGTAAAGCTTTGAATATCCTTCCGGCTGTCAAGCGTATCAATACCGTCGCATCTGAACATCCCGAATTAACCAATTACCTATATATGACATACGCTACTACGGGTTATGACGTCAATTATTATAAGAACGAAAAATCGGTAGTTGTATTAGGTTCAGGCGCTTACCGTATCGGTTCATCCGTAGAATTCGACTGGTGCTCTGTAAACGCTGTCCAAACCGCACGCAAGTTGGGTTACAAATCCATCATGATTAACTATAACCCCGAAACAGTTTCTACCGACTATGATATGTGCGACCGTCTGTATTTTGACGAGCTTTCATTTGAACGTGTACTTGACGTGATTGATCTGGAGCAACCGGGTGGTGTCATTGTATCAGTAGGTGGACAAATACCTAATAACTTGGCGATGAAGCTTCACCGTCAGTCGGTACCTGTATTGGGAACTTCTCCGCTTTCTATCGACCGTGCGGAAAACCGTCATAAATTCTCGGCCATGCTTGACCAGCTGGGTATTGACCAACCGGCATGGAAAGAATTGACCAGCCTGGAAGACATGGAAGAATTTGTAAACAAAGTAGGTTACCCGGTATTGGTCCGTCCTTCCTATGTGCTCTCGGGCGCTGCCATGAACGTATGCTATAACGAAGATGAACTGAAGGAATTCTTACAGATGGCTAAAGAAGTTTCTAAAGAATATCCGGTAGTCGTATCACAATTCATGCAAGATACTAAAGAAATAGAATTCGACGCTGTAGCCCAAAACGGTGAAGTAGTGGAATATGCCATCTCCGAACACATTGAATATGCAGGTGTCCATTCAGGTGATGCCACATTAGTATTCCCGGCTCAGAAGATTTATTTCGAAACAGCTCGCCGTATCAAGAAGATTGGTCGCCGTATCGCTAAAGAATTAAACATTTCCGGTCCGTTCAACATGCAGTTCTTGGCTAAGAATAATGAAGTGAAAGTGATTGAATGCAACCTGCGCGCATCACGTTCATTCCCGTTTGTTTCCAAAGTATTGAAACGCAACTTCATTGAAACCGCAACCCGCATCATGTTGGGTGCTCCATACAGCCAACCGGATAAGTCGGCATTCGATATTGACTGGATCGGTGTTAAAGCTTCCCAGTTCTCTTTCTCCCGTCTGCACAAGGCAGACCCTGTATTGGGCGTAGATATGTCTTCAACAGGTGAAGTGGGTTGTATCGGTGATGACTTCCATGAAGCTTTGCTGAACTCTATGATTGCTGTAGGTTTCAAGATTCCTACAAAATCTGTCATGTTCTCGTCAGGTGCCACCAAATCCAAAGTAGATTTGCTGGAAGCAAGCCGTATGCTGGCAGAAAAAGGATATGAGATCTATGCAACTGCCGGAACCGCAACTTTCTTGAATGCACACGGAGTAAATACCACACCGGTTTACTGGCCGGATGAAAAGCCCGATGCAGAAAACAATGTCATGAAGATGATTGCCGAACATAAATTCGACCTGATAGTCAACATTCCGAAAAACCATACCAAACGTGAGCTGACTAATGGTTACAAAATTCGTCGTGGAGCAATCGACCACAATATTCCTTTGATTACCAACGCCCGTTTGGCAAGTGCTTTCATTGAAGCATTCTGTGAAATGAGTGAAAAGGATATTCAGATAAAGAGCTGGCAAGATTACAAATAATCTTTCTTAGGGATATTCAAAAAGGAGCTGATTCGTTTTTCTTGAATCAGCTCCTTTTTTATCTCCTAACGGGAAAGATCATTAAAACGATAAGTAAAAGTAGCCATCGCATAACGTCCCAATCCCCAAGTCCAAGTTTCTCCCTGTCCGGTATCATTCATCCAACGATTGACAAAATCCCGTTGTTGCAGAATATCAACAACCTGAAATTTAAGTAACCCTCTTTTCCCTTTCAGAAAACTGTAAGTCAGCTCACTGTTCCAAAGCCACTGCGTCGTATTGGAGGCCTCATCCTTATATCCCCTGCGATTCATACTTCTCACAACGGTATAAAGATTCAAGTTGAGAGGTAACTTCAGTCGACACTCCGCGCCATAATAAAAATCATACGTCCTGTAATCCGAATTGTTTGTATAACTGTTATCGGCTTGCTGATAAGTGATTGCTCCATTTATCTTAAACTCATGCTCTTCCAATTTATAGGCAAACTCCACGTCCTGCATCAAGTAGAGCATTTGGGAGGTGTTACGATCATTCTCATTGGCTTCTCCCATTATCTGCACATACGAAACCCTCCGG from Phocaeicola dorei encodes the following:
- a CDS encoding endonuclease/exonuclease/phosphatase family protein; translated protein: MMKTRNLIGMIAFYLFALAACTPSKESEKTLTVLSWNVWHGGHSKTYPEKGCKGTIDILKKSEADVILMVETYGAAPMVADSLGYSYNLISDNLCIYSRYPIIRKYAFADSISTFNFGGVMIDVNGKPVRVFDTWLHYLPDMRLAPTDKSEEEILAWEMEGTRDEEIHRILAVLRPLLAETDSIPIIMGGDFNVHSHLDWTEATRNLYHHGGAVVDWPVSIAMEKAGFKDSFREMNPDPVASPGVTWLADADSLETECRMDRIDFIYYQGKTIQAIASECYDNSLGKTFTFKGEDFFYPSDHGFVLSKFELK
- the cysK gene encoding cysteine synthase A → MARIKKELTELIGGTPLLELSRLSRKHDAKAQVVAKLEYFNPGGSVKDRIALAMIEDAETKGILKPGAVIIEPTSGNTGVGLAWVASVKGYKAILTMPETMSKERQNLLKAMGAQLVLTEGAKGMKGAIEKAEELREQTPGAVILGQFENPANPAAHVRTTAQEIWNDTDGKVDIFVAGVGTGGTLSGVAEGLKKQNPHIQIVAVEPDNSPVLSGGNPGLHKIQGIGAGFIPHTYNGKLVDKIIRVKDDDAIRTGRELSLTEGLLVGISSGAAAYAALELAKLPENEGKQIVVLLPDTGERYLSTVLYAFEEYPL
- the mnmA gene encoding tRNA 2-thiouridine(34) synthase MnmA, yielding MNIAALISGGVDSAVVVHLLCKQGYKPDLFYIKIGMDGDEDLTCTAEEDIELCTATARKYGLNLNIIDLHRQYWDNVVAYAIDKVKHGLTPNPDVMCNKLIKFGCFEQEVGHLYDKTATGHYASILEKDGKLWLGTAQDPVKDQTDFLAQIDYLQVSKLMFPLGGLMKNEVRDIARVAKLPSAQRKDSQGICFLGKINYNDFLRRFLGEKEGAIIEMETGKRIGTHKGYWFHTIGQRKGLGLSGGPWFVIRKDIDENIIYVSRGYDTEKQYGTDFALHDFHFITEDLWEGDSPVDVSFKIRHTDTFMKGTLTRGNGLFQIHSHEPLQGIAPGQFGVLYDKDAEICVGSGEITLP
- a CDS encoding response regulator transcription factor — protein: MVMKTLLLVDNQDITREGMKAVAGRVGGFTVIKEAGSQKELTRLLIDHPNAVVVLDYTLFDTSAEYLLILQERFKEAHFILFSDSLSEDFIRRMVFGGTSFSVVMKDAPMIEIEEGLRKAEQRLQYICTRIAWQLQHKEEKKEKRGSSLTVTECEILKLMALGKTTKEIAAERFLSVYTVMTHRKNIFRKLEVNNVYEATKYALRAGIVDAVEYYI
- the trpS gene encoding tryptophan--tRNA ligase, which encodes MGKEKIILTGDRPTGRLHIGHYVGSLKRRVELQNSGLYDKTFIFIADAQALTDNIENPEKVRQNVIEVALDYMAVGLDPMKSTIFIQSQIPELCELTFYYMDLVTVSRLQRNPTVKTEIQMRNFETSIPVGFFTYPISQAADITAFKATTVPVGEDQEPMIEQTREIVRRFNYIYGDTLVEPEILLPDNAACLRLPGTDGKAKMSKSLGNCIYLSDTADEVEKKVKSMYTDPTHLKVSDPGKLEGNTVFTYLDAFCKPEHFGRYLPDYPNLDELKAHYTRGGLGDMKVKKFLAAIMQEELTPIRERRKEFEKDIPAIYEMLRKGCETARATAAATLDDVRKAMKINYFDDVELIAEQAKRFGQE
- the carB gene encoding carbamoyl-phosphate synthase (glutamine-hydrolyzing) large subunit, giving the protein MKKDLKKVLVLGSGALKIGQAGEFDYSGSQALKALREEGIHSVLVNPNIATIQTSEGIADKVYFLPVTPFFVEEIIKKEQPDGILLAFGGQTALNCGTELYLNGTLKKYGVEVLGTSVEAIMYTEDRDLFVKKLDEIPMKTPKSHAVESMEEALKAAREIGYPVMVRSAYALGGLGSGICPDEEAFIKLAESSFAFSKQILVEESLKGWKEIEFEVIRDANDHCFTVASMENFDPLGIHTGESIVVAPTCSLTEEQVTMLQDLSTKCIRHLGIVGECNIQYAFNAETNDYRVIEVNARLSRSSALASKATGFPLAFVAAKIALGYTLDQIGEKGTPNSAYEAPQLDYLICKIPRWDLTKFAGVSRQIGSSMKSVGEIMSIGRSFEEIIQKGLRMIGQGMHGFVGNDHTKFENLDEELANPTDLRIFSIASALEEGYSIERIHELTKIDSWFLSKLKNIVDYKVKLSTYNKIEDLPEDVLRQAKVLGFSDFQIARFVLKASGNMEKENLAVRARRKALNILPAVKRINTVASEHPELTNYLYMTYATTGYDVNYYKNEKSVVVLGSGAYRIGSSVEFDWCSVNAVQTARKLGYKSIMINYNPETVSTDYDMCDRLYFDELSFERVLDVIDLEQPGGVIVSVGGQIPNNLAMKLHRQSVPVLGTSPLSIDRAENRHKFSAMLDQLGIDQPAWKELTSLEDMEEFVNKVGYPVLVRPSYVLSGAAMNVCYNEDELKEFLQMAKEVSKEYPVVVSQFMQDTKEIEFDAVAQNGEVVEYAISEHIEYAGVHSGDATLVFPAQKIYFETARRIKKIGRRIAKELNISGPFNMQFLAKNNEVKVIECNLRASRSFPFVSKVLKRNFIETATRIMLGAPYSQPDKSAFDIDWIGVKASQFSFSRLHKADPVLGVDMSSTGEVGCIGDDFHEALLNSMIAVGFKIPTKSVMFSSGATKSKVDLLEASRMLAEKGYEIYATAGTATFLNAHGVNTTPVYWPDEKPDAENNVMKMIAEHKFDLIVNIPKNHTKRELTNGYKIRRGAIDHNIPLITNARLASAFIEAFCEMSEKDIQIKSWQDYK